A genomic region of Trifolium pratense cultivar HEN17-A07 linkage group LG3, ARS_RC_1.1, whole genome shotgun sequence contains the following coding sequences:
- the LOC123918852 gene encoding uncharacterized protein LOC123918852 isoform X3, with amino-acid sequence MNQSGNSKISSEFPMAFPPYRPSHFRSQTYYTLVRILTHLSPSTVPTQPLNLPDNNGNVGMGQEKEPECSELKVGSDVKDPKGPVPLEDTIGSVGDKDKDLSATAMVLDDIEFLMGSEEPSTQTNDFQCEQKLMDELELVMKGIEDPVCDNGLIPLNCEKQNSGSEVDLMDYQVEEHVEFLQSGTNTSESVSEVLTQVQGEHNELASEGFHVLESTKEHASNSVISTSRIENDSQQKETELVNPASPVAVSLPTIQEDEFEKEEQDGHKVVEETHSSLDLDTNIEALNMAENGGLLDSSIMKDKFETENEEKSDKLICVRNTTNSSDILIEGDLEEGEISGYFAMDENTFDVSSADDIVSEQMKVDEIQKAGNSFGNTIPPLNMGLSFQGFPSNLLTVNAIQDSNSNGQVQPRTINAIPTNLTQNQVLHKGFMEETAIKYHKNSSAAAQMADASRKEQSSPGPKKKKNKKEVLDASRKRKHVPDSEKEDGMKEDENKQMVDASGRKRGPGSQEKKTRKKEKYRNNRAKKNRELGVKKLKFIPVQKPKIVTFCRHYMQGRCNEGDKCNFSHDTVPSTKSKPCFHFARHSCMKGDDCPYDHQLSKYPCSNFVSKGSCSRGNACMFSHKVPTNQDMPTPTNACKPELKSPLSLGNTNFSTPLNNHGNSSVQRNHFTNSKGIYSHTNVEHKVTDTSQTKPTSVPKGIRFINVANISPSTPKQDTVTPNKGSVGSTGTCADKGQNTVEVPKKFPAATPKGINFLSFGKSSVCSFKSSIQSTTEGKILKLPQSVNFGLSEHSISSLNKDDYGKASDRTAESLPQTALFSHDILDKNQSMADRMKSKFLRKDSTDDSVRDHGHCKSVLEGKKASDNSQTSTVTSATLLARPFASQQSSDGVLSGYHKQASNLGQRALLSTLAFAAEHESGIKMKCPTGVSPV; translated from the exons ATGAATCAATCGGGTAATTCAAAAATTAGCTCTGAATTTCCAATGGCTTTCCCTCCTTATCGTCCATCTCACTTCCGTAGTCAAACTTACTACACTCTTGTTCGTATTCTCACTCATCTTTCTCCTTCCACCGTTCCCACTCAACCCCTCAATCTTCCTG ATAATAATGGCAATGTTGGAATGGGGCAAGAAAAGGAGCCTGAGTGCTCTGAGTTGAAAGTTGGTTCTGATGTTAAGGATCCCAAGGGTCCAGTACCCTTGGAGGATACCATTGGAAGTGTTGGAGACAAGGACAAGGATTTGAGTGCCACCGCTATGGTCCTAGATGATATAGAATTTCTGATGGGAAGTGAGGAACCATCTACACaaacaaatgattttcaatGCGAGCAGAAATTAATGGACGAGTTGGAGCTGGTTATGAAAGGGATTGAAGATCCTGTTTGTGATAATGGTTTAATCCCCTTGAACTGTGAGAAACAAAATAGTGGTAGTGAAGTTGATTTGATGGATTACCAAGTAGAAGAACATGTTGAATTTCTGCAGTCTGGAACAAACACGTCTGAAAGTGTAAGTGAGGTGTTGACACAAGTACAAGGGGAGCATAATGAACTTGCCTCCGAAGGATTTCATGTGTTAGAGTCAACAAAGGAACACGCTTCCAATTCCGTAATTAGTACATCAAGAATAGAGAATGATAGTCAACAGAAGGAAACAGAATTGGTGAATCCGGCTTCTCCTGTAGCGGTCTCACTTCCTACTATACAAGAGGATGAATTTGAGAAGGAAGAACAGGATGGTCATAAGGTTGTTGAAGAAACTCATAGTTCTTTAGATCTTGATACAAATATTGAAGCATTGAATATGGCAGAAAATGGTGGATTACTAGATTCATCAATTATGAAAGATAAATTCGAAACAGAAAATGAAGAGAAATCAGATAAGTTAATTTGTGTCAGAAATACAACAAATTCTTCTGATATTCTGATTGAAGGAGATCTAGAAGAGGGAGAAATTTCTGGATATTTTGCAATGGATGAAAACACTTTTGATGTGTCTTCTGCGGATGATATTGTTTCAGAACAGATGAAAGTGGATGAAATTCAGAAAGCCGGGAATTCATTTGGAAACACGATACCTCCTTTAAATATGGGTCTCTCCTTTCAAGGTTTTCCATCTAATCTTTTAACGGTAAATGCAATTCAAGATTCCAATAGCAATGGACAAGTGCAACCTAGGACTATCAATGCCATACCAACAAATTTAACCCAAAATCAAGTCTTGCACAAAGGATTCATGGAAGAAACTGCTATCAAATATCACAAGAACTCGTCTGCAGCAGCACAG ATGGCTGATGCCAGCAGAAAGGAACAAAGTAGTCCTGGccctaagaagaagaaaaacaaaaag GAAGTGCTCGATGCCAGTAGAAAACGAAAACATGTTCCTGATTCTGAGAAGGAAGATGGAATGAAGGAAGATGAAAATAAG CAGATGGTTGATGCCAGTGGACGTAAACGTGGTCCTGGTTCTCAGGAGAAGAAAACTAGAAAGAAG GAGAAGTATCGAAATAACAGAGCAAAAAAGAACAGAGAACTAGGTGTTAAAAAGTTGAAGTTCATTCCAGtacaaaaaccaaaaattgtTACATTTTGTCGCCATTATATGCAAGGAAGGTGCAACGAG GGTGACAAATGCAATTTCTCACATGATACTGTTCCTTCAACAAAGTCCAAG CCATGTTTTCACTTTGCTCGCCACTCTTGTATGAAAGGAGATGATTGCCCATATGATCATCAGCTCTCCAAGTATCCTTGTTCCAATTTTGTGTCTAAAGGCTCTTGTAGTAGAGGCAATGCTTGTATGTTTTCACACAAG GTGCCAACCAACCAAGATATGCCTACGCCTACAAATGCTTGCAAACCAGAGTTGAAGTCTCCTCTTTCGTTGGGAAATACAAATTTCAGTACCCCACTTAATAATCATGGCAATAGTTCTGTCCAGCGAAACCACTTCACCAATTCTAAGGGAATTTATTCTCACACCAATGTAGAACATAAGGTGACAGACACTTCGCAGACAAAGCCAACCTCAGTACCCAAAGGAATTAGATTCATAAATGTTGCCAACATATCACCTAGTACGCCAAAACAAGACACGGTAACACCAAACAAGGGAAGTGTTGGCAGCACTGGGACGTGTGCAGATAAAGGTCAAAATACTGTGGAAGTTCCTAAGAAATTTCCAGCTGCCACACCTAAGGGAATTAACTTTCTTTCTTTCGGCAAAAGTTCTGTTTGCAGTTTTAAAAGTTCTATTCAATCCACTACAGAAGGAAAGATATTGAAGTTGCCTCAGTCAGTCAATTTTGGTTTGTCTGAACATTCAATTTCATCTCTGAATAAGGATGATTATGGAAAAGCCAGTGACAGAACTGCAGAAAGTTTACCACAAACTGCGCTATTCTCACATGACATTTTAGACAAAAATCAATCCATGGCAGACCGAATGAAATCAAAGTTTCTAAGGAAAGATTCAACCGATGATTCTGTGAGGGATCACGGCCATTGTAAATCAGTTCTAGAAGGAAAAAAAGCATCCGATAATTCTCAGACTTCAACTGTGACCTCAGCTACGCTTCTTGCTCGTCCGTTTGCTTCACAGCAGTCTTCAGATGGTGTACTATCTGGATATCATAAACAAGCATCAAACTTAGGCCAAAGGGCACTCTTGTCGACTTTAGCTTTTGCAGCAGAGCATGAATCAGGTATTAAGATGAAGTGCCCTACTGGTGTTTCACCTGTATAA
- the LOC123918852 gene encoding uncharacterized protein LOC123918852 isoform X2, translated as MNQSGNSKISSEFPMAFPPYRPSHFRSQTYYTLVRILTHLSPSTVPTQPLNLPDNNGNVGMGQEKEPECSELKVGSDVKDPKGPVPLEDTIGSVGDKDKDLSATAMVLDDIEFLMGSEEPSTQTNDFQCEQKLMDELELVMKGIEDPVCDNGLIPLNCEKQNSGSEVDLMDYQVEEHVEFLQSGTNTSESVSEVLTQVQGEHNELASEGFHVLESTKEHASNSVISTSRIENDSQQKETELVNPASPVAVSLPTIQEDEFEKEEQDGHKVVEETHSSLDLDTNIEALNMAENGGLLDSSIMKDKFETENEEKSDKLICVRNTTNSSDILIEGDLEEGEISGYFAMDENTFDVSSADDIVSEQMKVDEIQKAGNSFGNTIPPLNMGLSFQGFPSNLLTVNAIQDSNSNGQVQPRTINAIPTNLTQNQVLHKGFMEETAIKYHKNSSAAAQQMADASRKEQSSPGPKKKKNKKEVLDASRKRKHVPDSEKEDGMKEDENKQMVDASGRKRGPGSQEKKTRKKEKYRNNRAKKNRELGVKKLKFIPVQKPKIVTFCRHYMQGRCNEGDKCNFSHDTVPSTKSKPCFHFARHSCMKGDDCPYDHQLSKYPCSNFVSKGSCSRGNACMFSHKVPTNQDMPTPTNACKPELKSPLSLGNTNFSTPLNNHGNSSVQRNHFTNSKGIYSHTNVEHKVTDTSQTKPTSVPKGIRFINVANISPSTPKQDTVTPNKGSVGSTGTCADKGQNTVEVPKKFPAATPKGINFLSFGKSSVCSFKSSIQSTTEGKILKLPQSVNFGLSEHSISSLNKDDYGKASDRTAESLPQTALFSHDILDKNQSMADRMKSKFLRKDSTDDSVRDHGHCKSVLEGKKASDNSQTSTVTSATLLARPFASQQSSDGVLSGYHKQASNLGQRALLSTLAFAAEHESGIKMKCPTGVSPV; from the exons ATGAATCAATCGGGTAATTCAAAAATTAGCTCTGAATTTCCAATGGCTTTCCCTCCTTATCGTCCATCTCACTTCCGTAGTCAAACTTACTACACTCTTGTTCGTATTCTCACTCATCTTTCTCCTTCCACCGTTCCCACTCAACCCCTCAATCTTCCTG ATAATAATGGCAATGTTGGAATGGGGCAAGAAAAGGAGCCTGAGTGCTCTGAGTTGAAAGTTGGTTCTGATGTTAAGGATCCCAAGGGTCCAGTACCCTTGGAGGATACCATTGGAAGTGTTGGAGACAAGGACAAGGATTTGAGTGCCACCGCTATGGTCCTAGATGATATAGAATTTCTGATGGGAAGTGAGGAACCATCTACACaaacaaatgattttcaatGCGAGCAGAAATTAATGGACGAGTTGGAGCTGGTTATGAAAGGGATTGAAGATCCTGTTTGTGATAATGGTTTAATCCCCTTGAACTGTGAGAAACAAAATAGTGGTAGTGAAGTTGATTTGATGGATTACCAAGTAGAAGAACATGTTGAATTTCTGCAGTCTGGAACAAACACGTCTGAAAGTGTAAGTGAGGTGTTGACACAAGTACAAGGGGAGCATAATGAACTTGCCTCCGAAGGATTTCATGTGTTAGAGTCAACAAAGGAACACGCTTCCAATTCCGTAATTAGTACATCAAGAATAGAGAATGATAGTCAACAGAAGGAAACAGAATTGGTGAATCCGGCTTCTCCTGTAGCGGTCTCACTTCCTACTATACAAGAGGATGAATTTGAGAAGGAAGAACAGGATGGTCATAAGGTTGTTGAAGAAACTCATAGTTCTTTAGATCTTGATACAAATATTGAAGCATTGAATATGGCAGAAAATGGTGGATTACTAGATTCATCAATTATGAAAGATAAATTCGAAACAGAAAATGAAGAGAAATCAGATAAGTTAATTTGTGTCAGAAATACAACAAATTCTTCTGATATTCTGATTGAAGGAGATCTAGAAGAGGGAGAAATTTCTGGATATTTTGCAATGGATGAAAACACTTTTGATGTGTCTTCTGCGGATGATATTGTTTCAGAACAGATGAAAGTGGATGAAATTCAGAAAGCCGGGAATTCATTTGGAAACACGATACCTCCTTTAAATATGGGTCTCTCCTTTCAAGGTTTTCCATCTAATCTTTTAACGGTAAATGCAATTCAAGATTCCAATAGCAATGGACAAGTGCAACCTAGGACTATCAATGCCATACCAACAAATTTAACCCAAAATCAAGTCTTGCACAAAGGATTCATGGAAGAAACTGCTATCAAATATCACAAGAACTCGTCTGCAGCAGCACAG CAGATGGCTGATGCCAGCAGAAAGGAACAAAGTAGTCCTGGccctaagaagaagaaaaacaaaaag GAAGTGCTCGATGCCAGTAGAAAACGAAAACATGTTCCTGATTCTGAGAAGGAAGATGGAATGAAGGAAGATGAAAATAAG CAGATGGTTGATGCCAGTGGACGTAAACGTGGTCCTGGTTCTCAGGAGAAGAAAACTAGAAAGAAG GAGAAGTATCGAAATAACAGAGCAAAAAAGAACAGAGAACTAGGTGTTAAAAAGTTGAAGTTCATTCCAGtacaaaaaccaaaaattgtTACATTTTGTCGCCATTATATGCAAGGAAGGTGCAACGAG GGTGACAAATGCAATTTCTCACATGATACTGTTCCTTCAACAAAGTCCAAG CCATGTTTTCACTTTGCTCGCCACTCTTGTATGAAAGGAGATGATTGCCCATATGATCATCAGCTCTCCAAGTATCCTTGTTCCAATTTTGTGTCTAAAGGCTCTTGTAGTAGAGGCAATGCTTGTATGTTTTCACACAAG GTGCCAACCAACCAAGATATGCCTACGCCTACAAATGCTTGCAAACCAGAGTTGAAGTCTCCTCTTTCGTTGGGAAATACAAATTTCAGTACCCCACTTAATAATCATGGCAATAGTTCTGTCCAGCGAAACCACTTCACCAATTCTAAGGGAATTTATTCTCACACCAATGTAGAACATAAGGTGACAGACACTTCGCAGACAAAGCCAACCTCAGTACCCAAAGGAATTAGATTCATAAATGTTGCCAACATATCACCTAGTACGCCAAAACAAGACACGGTAACACCAAACAAGGGAAGTGTTGGCAGCACTGGGACGTGTGCAGATAAAGGTCAAAATACTGTGGAAGTTCCTAAGAAATTTCCAGCTGCCACACCTAAGGGAATTAACTTTCTTTCTTTCGGCAAAAGTTCTGTTTGCAGTTTTAAAAGTTCTATTCAATCCACTACAGAAGGAAAGATATTGAAGTTGCCTCAGTCAGTCAATTTTGGTTTGTCTGAACATTCAATTTCATCTCTGAATAAGGATGATTATGGAAAAGCCAGTGACAGAACTGCAGAAAGTTTACCACAAACTGCGCTATTCTCACATGACATTTTAGACAAAAATCAATCCATGGCAGACCGAATGAAATCAAAGTTTCTAAGGAAAGATTCAACCGATGATTCTGTGAGGGATCACGGCCATTGTAAATCAGTTCTAGAAGGAAAAAAAGCATCCGATAATTCTCAGACTTCAACTGTGACCTCAGCTACGCTTCTTGCTCGTCCGTTTGCTTCACAGCAGTCTTCAGATGGTGTACTATCTGGATATCATAAACAAGCATCAAACTTAGGCCAAAGGGCACTCTTGTCGACTTTAGCTTTTGCAGCAGAGCATGAATCAGGTATTAAGATGAAGTGCCCTACTGGTGTTTCACCTGTATAA
- the LOC123918852 gene encoding uncharacterized protein LOC123918852 isoform X4, whose protein sequence is MNQSGNSKISSEFPMAFPPYRPSHFRSQTYYTLVRILTHLSPSTVPTQPLNLPDNNGNVGMGQEKEPECSELKVGSDVKDPKGPVPLEDTIGSVGDKDKDLSATAMVLDDIEFLMGSEEPSTQTNDFQCEQKLMDELELVMKGIEDPVCDNGLIPLNCEKQNSGSEVDLMDYQVEEHVEFLQSGTNTSESVSEVLTQVQGEHNELASEGFHVLESTKEHASNSVISTSRIENDSQQKETELVNPASPVAVSLPTIQEDEFEKEEQDGHKVVEETHSSLDLDTNIEALNMAENGGLLDSSIMKDKFETENEEKSDKLICVRNTTNSSDILIEGDLEEGEISGYFAMDENTFDVSSADDIVSEQMKVDEIQKAGNSFGNTIPPLNMGLSFQGFPSNLLTVNAIQDSNSNGQVQPRTINAIPTNLTQNQVLHKGFMEETAIKYHKNSSAAAQMADASRKEQSSPGPKKKKNKKEVLDASRKRKHVPDSEKEDGMKEDENKMVDASGRKRGPGSQEKKTRKKEKYRNNRAKKNRELGVKKLKFIPVQKPKIVTFCRHYMQGRCNEGDKCNFSHDTVPSTKSKPCFHFARHSCMKGDDCPYDHQLSKYPCSNFVSKGSCSRGNACMFSHKVPTNQDMPTPTNACKPELKSPLSLGNTNFSTPLNNHGNSSVQRNHFTNSKGIYSHTNVEHKVTDTSQTKPTSVPKGIRFINVANISPSTPKQDTVTPNKGSVGSTGTCADKGQNTVEVPKKFPAATPKGINFLSFGKSSVCSFKSSIQSTTEGKILKLPQSVNFGLSEHSISSLNKDDYGKASDRTAESLPQTALFSHDILDKNQSMADRMKSKFLRKDSTDDSVRDHGHCKSVLEGKKASDNSQTSTVTSATLLARPFASQQSSDGVLSGYHKQASNLGQRALLSTLAFAAEHESGIKMKCPTGVSPV, encoded by the exons ATGAATCAATCGGGTAATTCAAAAATTAGCTCTGAATTTCCAATGGCTTTCCCTCCTTATCGTCCATCTCACTTCCGTAGTCAAACTTACTACACTCTTGTTCGTATTCTCACTCATCTTTCTCCTTCCACCGTTCCCACTCAACCCCTCAATCTTCCTG ATAATAATGGCAATGTTGGAATGGGGCAAGAAAAGGAGCCTGAGTGCTCTGAGTTGAAAGTTGGTTCTGATGTTAAGGATCCCAAGGGTCCAGTACCCTTGGAGGATACCATTGGAAGTGTTGGAGACAAGGACAAGGATTTGAGTGCCACCGCTATGGTCCTAGATGATATAGAATTTCTGATGGGAAGTGAGGAACCATCTACACaaacaaatgattttcaatGCGAGCAGAAATTAATGGACGAGTTGGAGCTGGTTATGAAAGGGATTGAAGATCCTGTTTGTGATAATGGTTTAATCCCCTTGAACTGTGAGAAACAAAATAGTGGTAGTGAAGTTGATTTGATGGATTACCAAGTAGAAGAACATGTTGAATTTCTGCAGTCTGGAACAAACACGTCTGAAAGTGTAAGTGAGGTGTTGACACAAGTACAAGGGGAGCATAATGAACTTGCCTCCGAAGGATTTCATGTGTTAGAGTCAACAAAGGAACACGCTTCCAATTCCGTAATTAGTACATCAAGAATAGAGAATGATAGTCAACAGAAGGAAACAGAATTGGTGAATCCGGCTTCTCCTGTAGCGGTCTCACTTCCTACTATACAAGAGGATGAATTTGAGAAGGAAGAACAGGATGGTCATAAGGTTGTTGAAGAAACTCATAGTTCTTTAGATCTTGATACAAATATTGAAGCATTGAATATGGCAGAAAATGGTGGATTACTAGATTCATCAATTATGAAAGATAAATTCGAAACAGAAAATGAAGAGAAATCAGATAAGTTAATTTGTGTCAGAAATACAACAAATTCTTCTGATATTCTGATTGAAGGAGATCTAGAAGAGGGAGAAATTTCTGGATATTTTGCAATGGATGAAAACACTTTTGATGTGTCTTCTGCGGATGATATTGTTTCAGAACAGATGAAAGTGGATGAAATTCAGAAAGCCGGGAATTCATTTGGAAACACGATACCTCCTTTAAATATGGGTCTCTCCTTTCAAGGTTTTCCATCTAATCTTTTAACGGTAAATGCAATTCAAGATTCCAATAGCAATGGACAAGTGCAACCTAGGACTATCAATGCCATACCAACAAATTTAACCCAAAATCAAGTCTTGCACAAAGGATTCATGGAAGAAACTGCTATCAAATATCACAAGAACTCGTCTGCAGCAGCACAG ATGGCTGATGCCAGCAGAAAGGAACAAAGTAGTCCTGGccctaagaagaagaaaaacaaaaag GAAGTGCTCGATGCCAGTAGAAAACGAAAACATGTTCCTGATTCTGAGAAGGAAGATGGAATGAAGGAAGATGAAAATAAG ATGGTTGATGCCAGTGGACGTAAACGTGGTCCTGGTTCTCAGGAGAAGAAAACTAGAAAGAAG GAGAAGTATCGAAATAACAGAGCAAAAAAGAACAGAGAACTAGGTGTTAAAAAGTTGAAGTTCATTCCAGtacaaaaaccaaaaattgtTACATTTTGTCGCCATTATATGCAAGGAAGGTGCAACGAG GGTGACAAATGCAATTTCTCACATGATACTGTTCCTTCAACAAAGTCCAAG CCATGTTTTCACTTTGCTCGCCACTCTTGTATGAAAGGAGATGATTGCCCATATGATCATCAGCTCTCCAAGTATCCTTGTTCCAATTTTGTGTCTAAAGGCTCTTGTAGTAGAGGCAATGCTTGTATGTTTTCACACAAG GTGCCAACCAACCAAGATATGCCTACGCCTACAAATGCTTGCAAACCAGAGTTGAAGTCTCCTCTTTCGTTGGGAAATACAAATTTCAGTACCCCACTTAATAATCATGGCAATAGTTCTGTCCAGCGAAACCACTTCACCAATTCTAAGGGAATTTATTCTCACACCAATGTAGAACATAAGGTGACAGACACTTCGCAGACAAAGCCAACCTCAGTACCCAAAGGAATTAGATTCATAAATGTTGCCAACATATCACCTAGTACGCCAAAACAAGACACGGTAACACCAAACAAGGGAAGTGTTGGCAGCACTGGGACGTGTGCAGATAAAGGTCAAAATACTGTGGAAGTTCCTAAGAAATTTCCAGCTGCCACACCTAAGGGAATTAACTTTCTTTCTTTCGGCAAAAGTTCTGTTTGCAGTTTTAAAAGTTCTATTCAATCCACTACAGAAGGAAAGATATTGAAGTTGCCTCAGTCAGTCAATTTTGGTTTGTCTGAACATTCAATTTCATCTCTGAATAAGGATGATTATGGAAAAGCCAGTGACAGAACTGCAGAAAGTTTACCACAAACTGCGCTATTCTCACATGACATTTTAGACAAAAATCAATCCATGGCAGACCGAATGAAATCAAAGTTTCTAAGGAAAGATTCAACCGATGATTCTGTGAGGGATCACGGCCATTGTAAATCAGTTCTAGAAGGAAAAAAAGCATCCGATAATTCTCAGACTTCAACTGTGACCTCAGCTACGCTTCTTGCTCGTCCGTTTGCTTCACAGCAGTCTTCAGATGGTGTACTATCTGGATATCATAAACAAGCATCAAACTTAGGCCAAAGGGCACTCTTGTCGACTTTAGCTTTTGCAGCAGAGCATGAATCAGGTATTAAGATGAAGTGCCCTACTGGTGTTTCACCTGTATAA